The following are encoded together in the Cicer arietinum cultivar CDC Frontier isolate Library 1 chromosome 2, Cicar.CDCFrontier_v2.0, whole genome shotgun sequence genome:
- the LOC140918584 gene encoding S-adenosylmethionine decarboxylase proenzyme, translating into MAVSAIGFEGFEKRLEICFSDPGLFSDPQGRGLRSLTKSQLDEILAPAECTIVSSLANDDVDSYVLSESSLFVYAYKIIIKTCGTTKLLLSIPPILKLAESISLKVRSVRYSRGSFIFPGAQSYPHRHFSEEVAVLDGYFGKLGSGSMAYIMGGSNEAQNWHVYSASADSVSPIDSVYTLEMCMTGLDREKALVFFKEQSGSAAKMTVNSGIRKILPNSEICDFDFEPCGYSMNSVEGAAVSTIHVTPEDGFSYASFETVGYNLKTMNLNELVVRVLDCFEPTEFSVAVHVDNASKSFEQGCLLDVKGYCREERSHEGLGMGGSVVYQKFVKTSDCGSPRSTLKCWKDEDEEE; encoded by the coding sequence ATGGCAGTTTCTGCAATTGGTTTCGAAGGTTTCGAAAAGAGGTTGGAAATATGCTTTTCCGATCCAGGACTTTTTTCTGACCCTCAGGGTAGGGGTTTAAGATCTCTCACAAAATCTCAATTGGATGAAATTCTTGCACCGGCGGAATGCACCATTGTTTCTTCCCTAGCCAACGACGATGTTGACTCCTATGTTCTGTCTGAGTCCAGCCTTTTTGTTTATGCCTACAAGATCATTATCAAAACCTGTGGTACTACCAAGTTACTGCTTTCAATCCCACCCATACTGAAATTGGCCGAGTCCATTTCTCTCAAAGTTCGATCTGTTAGGTACTCTCGCGGTAGTTTCATTTTTCCTGGAGCTCAGTCCTATCCTCATCGCCACTTTTCGGAGGAAGTAGCTGTCCTTGATGGTTACTTTGGGAAGCTTGGATCAGGCAGTATGGCTTATATTATGGGCGGTTCCAACGAAGCACAAAATTGGCATGTTTACTCTGCCTCTGCAGATTCCGTGAGCCCAATTGACTCTGTCTACACTTTAGAGATGTGCATGACTGGCCTAGACAGAGAGAAAGCTTTGGTTTTCTTCAAAGAACAATCAGGTTCAGCTGCCAAGATGACTGTTAACTCTGGCATCAGAAAGATTCTTCCAAATTCTGAAATTTGCGACTTCGATTTTGAACCCTGTGGTTATTCAATGAATTCTGTTGAGGGAGCTGCTGTTTCTACCATTCATGTTACTCCTGAAGATGGTTTCAGCTATGCAAGCTTTGAGACTGTGGGATACAATTTGAAAACAATGAATCTGAACGAATTGGTGGTGAGAGTGCTTGATTGTTTCGAACCAACTGAGTTTTCTGTAGCTGTTCATGTGGACAACGCAAGCAAATCATTTGAACAGGGCTGTTTGCTGGATGTTAAGGGATACTGTCGTGAAGAGAGGAGCCACGAAGGACTTGGAATGGGTGGTTCTGTTGTCTACCAAAAATTTGTTAAGACTTCTGACTGTGGCTCGCCTAGATCAACTCTCAAATGCTGGaaggatgaagatgaagaagagtAG